The DNA window accaataatgtcatcatagaaggcgattagattagtcaggcatgaccttcccttggtgaatccatgctgactgttcctgatcactttcctctcgtgtaagtgcttcaggattgattccttgaggacctgctccatgatttttccggggactgaggtgaggctgactggcagctatcaaatgccagactacactgctacagactggaatttgatagctgctttcaactacctgagaggtgatacaaagaggatggttctagactattctcagtgatagaagatgacaggacaaggagtaatggtctcaagttgcagtgggggagatttaggttggatattaggaaaaactttttcactagaagggtggtgaaacactggaatgcgttacctagggagggggtggaatctccttccttagaagtttctaaggtcaggcttgacaaagccctcactGGGATGATGTAAttagggatcggtcctgctttgagcagggggttggactagatgacctcctgaggtcccttccaaccctgatattctaggattctatgatctatTAAGATTATAAAAACCAAGAATGCACTTTTCTGTAGAATACCaggattaaatcgagtcttccagactagtgatttaaatcatgatttaaatcaaatccaccctgctgcatCGCTGTGTGAACAACAAACCCCTCCAcgctctgctcacacacagccactAGCATTCAAACTCACTACTGGCTGCACGGTATCGAGTGTGACTAGCCAGACACTCATGAAGTTACTAAAGGACTCAGCAACATCAGCCACTTTTCtactcccagccttgcaccccggGAATCTGCATCTTGGACTGCTCAGTCTGTTCACTCTGCTGGACAAACTCAATAATTAGTGGGTCATCCCCCCCCACAAAGGGGTCGGATTAGGTCATAGCCTTGTTCACTCAAGTCAAATCCCCCAAATACTTCAAGGAAAACACACAGGTCCAGACAAAACACTAAAATCAGTTTATTAACTGGAACAAGGAGGTTTTCAGGGATCACAAGGGAGAAAGATGTGAAAGGGCAGAACTAGTTAAATCTATACAAttaaaacatgcattttaaatCGTAAATTTGACCAATCTAAGGAAAATGCGAAGCAAGCAGGTTTTCGCACCCCGCCCGCTATTGCAAGCGGTTCACAGTACTTCGTAACCAGGACGAATTTCCTTCCCGCCTTGGTGTGTCCTCCCCAGTCCAAGGCCTCTGTGGCCCTTCAAGGCATATTGTTGACTTCTGTAAagatgggagaggagaggtgAAAATGGAGGCAATTCTCCCTTCTGCTTTTATACCATTCTCTTCTTTGAGATTCAAGCTCCAGCCAGGGGGCAGGCAACAATCAGTCTGTGGCCAAAGTGAGCGTCCAGCCATCCTTCTGGTGAATTGTAACTCTCTTGTTCACAGCTCCACAGCTGGTGAATGGCCAGCTAAGCAATTAATGGCCACTTAGCACCTAGCTGGTCTGCAGGTACCATTGTCTCCAAAGAGCTAGTCTGTGGGCGTTTTCCAGCTTTCCAGCATGTAACAAACGTACAGCAAACTATCAGAGCTCCATGGACAGCGCTGATAGATACATTTTAACAGGACAATAATATTCAGCAGGCAATGACTTTTCCTATGAAActtcacaagacatactttggaGAAGATTTATCCTTCTGTAAACGTGGTGGCCATAAgactgtagatcagtggttctcagaagTGTTTCACTGgcccccccttctttgtgtgtgtggtcaTTTCCGCCCCCGCCCTCACAAGCACATATAtggccacccagctctaaaggcagagtcGTTGCTGGCGatgcgcccagctctgaaggcctccagcagcagcacagaagtaagggtgaccgagtgaaaagtgatattcctCAATATCACTGTTCACAGCAGACTTATCAccccattgccaccctgacttctgccctgctgctccacCTGGCTTTTGAGAGCCTGAGCATTTATCCCCACCTCCCAGATATGCCAGTTCCTTCTTCAAGAGTCCCAGCCAGAGGTCACGCCTCCCTTGACAAATTCCTGCGCCTCCATTGGGAGGACGTGCCCCACAGTTTCAGAATTACTAGTGTAGACAGTCACCGTTGGGATCGGAACCCAACATGGTAACAGCTGCTCCTTTCCGTCTGCGGGATCCCCAGAGAAAATGTCCGAGCAGGAGAGAGGAACAGATCTCACTGATATTAACCTTGCAAAACACATTTCGGTGATTTCAGCTATAAACATTCCCTCCATCCTTCAGCCCCTAACCCCAGTGATTTCAAGGAGAGGGAGCTGGAATTGGGCAGGTGACATGGGCGATGGGTATAATCTCTGAATACAGGAACCCTTTGCATAAATTGTTAACCTCGAAAAAGATATAGCTAAACATAGACCATGACAGTTACCCCTCTTCCAAGTCTTTAACATGTTTACATTTCAAACTCTAGCTTCATGAAGGtggaaacacttttaaaatctctctctaaaagtTGAATCTCAGTCAATTACATAcaagttgcttaaccctttcttaCCATGTGTCACAGAAATTTACATCTTGTGCGGATTCTTCCATGTTAAACGAGGTCTGACgtccgtatgaaacttttcccacggtccaagcacttgtggggtctctctcctgtatggattttCTGATGATAACCAAGGGCTGATTTCCAAGTGAAAcatttcccacagtccaagcacttgtggggtccttctcctgtgtggattgcctgatgattaaCAAGCTGTGAccgccatgtgaaacttttcccacagtccaagcacttatggggtctctctcctgtgtggattgcctgatgattaaCAAGCTGTGACTTctgcttgaaacttttcccacagtccaagcacttgtggggtctctctcctgtgtggcttttctgatgataaccaaggcctgaactcgaagtgaaacttttcccacagtccaagcacttgtgcggtctctctcctgtgtggcttttctgatgataaCCCAGGCCTGAACTCGAAGTGAAACttctcccacagtccaagcacttgtggggtctctctcctgtatggattttCTGATGATAAACAAGGGCTGATTTccaagtgaaacttttcccacagtccaagcacttgttgGGTccttctcctgtgtggattgcctgatgattaaCAAGCTGTGAccgccatgtgaaacttttcccacagtccaagcacttgtagggtctctctcctgtgtggcttttctgatgataaCCAAGGCCTGAACTCgaagtgaagcttttcccacactccaagcacttgtggggtctctctcctgtgtggctttgcTGGTGATAACCAAGGCATGAACtcgaagtgaaacttttcccacagtccaagcagttgtggggtctctctcctgtgtggcttttctgatgataaATAAGACCTGATCtcgaagtgaaacttttcccacagtccaagcacttgtggggtctctctcctgtgtggcttttctgatgataaATAAGACCTGATCtcgaagtgaaacttttcccacagtccaagcacttgtggggtctctctcctgtgtggcttttctgatgataaATAAGACCTGATCtcgaagtgaaacttttcccacagtccaagcacttgtggggtctctctcctgtgtggcttttctgatgataaATAAGACCTGATCtcgaagtgaaacttttcccacagtccaagcacttgtggggtctttctccactgtggattctctgatgattaacAAGGTTTGACCTCACTGTGAAACCTTTCCCACACTGCAAACACTTATGGGATCTTTCTCCTTTGTGAATTGTATTATGTTTAAGAAGGTATGACTTCtgcatgaaacttttcccacagtgcaagcacttgtggggtcttgCTCCTGTGTGGACTGCCTGATGACTAACAAGGACTGATTTCCGCTTGTAACTTTTCCCACAATtaaagcacttgtggggtctctctcctgtgtggactgcctGATGTTGAACAAGGTGTGACTTtgttatgaaacttttcccacagtccaagcacttgtgggatCTCTCTCCTgagtggattgcctgatgtttagcAAGGTTTGACCTctctgtgaaacttttcccacagtccaagcacttgtggggtctctctcctgtgtggcttttctgatgataaCCAAGGCCTGACCtcgaagtgaaacttttcccacagtccaagcacttgtggggtctttcttcactgtggattctctgatgattaatAAGGTGTGACCTCACTGTGAAACTATTCCCACACTCCAAACACTTATGGGATCTTTCTCCTTTGTGAATTGTTTTATGTTTAAGAAGGTATGACTTCTGCacgaaacttttcccacagtccaagcacttgtggggtctctctcctgtgtggattgcctgatgacgAACAACGTCTGATTTCCGCttgtaacttttcccacagtcaaagcacttgtggggtctctctcctgtgtggactgcctGATGTTGAACAAGGTGTGACTTtgttatgaaacttttcccacagtccaagcacttgtgggatctctctcctgtgtggattttctgatgataACCAAGGCATGAACtcgaagtgaaacttttcccacagtccaagcacttgtggggtctctctcctgtgtggcttttctgatgataaccaaggcctgaactcgaagtgaaacttttcccacactccaagcacttgtggggtctctctcctgtgtggcttttctgatgataaccaaggcctgaactcgaagtgaaacttttcccacagtccaagcacttgtggggtctctctcctgtgtgccttttctgatgataaccaaggcctgaactcgaagtgaaacttttcccacagtccaagcacttgtggggtctctctcctgtgtggcttttctcaTGTGAATCTAGTGCTGACtttgaactgaaacatttcccGCATTCAACACATTgaatgggcttgtctacagtgtGGCTTCTCCCATGGTTATTAAGATCTCTGCGCTTATTGAAGCTTTCCCCACTGTCCAAGCATTGAAATGGTTTCTCTCCCGTATGGACTGTCTGATATGTAACAAGTTGTGATCTCACAATGAAtcctttcccacactcaaggcagtgCCAGGGTGTCTCTTCCTTGCGATTtgtctgctgctctctgggaTTCTCGTCTCCTCCCCCACCATTAATAGATTCATCCACTTTCTTCCTGGGTTGGTTTATCAGAAGCCTCTCTGACCTGTGCCaatttccccaggcttctccctgattccagcaaggggaaaaattcccttcagctcttcccaAAAAGGTCCCCTGTGGTTCCACTTCCCCAGGAACTTCCTCATGATgattcccctccttcttctcactcactcgctcagcacctgctgggagagacacAATCCAGAGAGCAGTCATtgtgctggggagaaagaggaatagcACTGAGCGAAAAGCCAACACAAAGACTGAGcaattggattctgcctccacatcccaccCTAACACTTACAAGGAAGGAGAGACGGGAAGGGTGCAATGGCGTGAGCAATATCTGCTGACCATAGCCCTGCTCTCGGTGAGATGAAGAAGAACTGAGGGCGTTACTCACATCATATTTTGGGATTCTCAACTTTTCCTTCATTCCCTAGATGGTTTCTCTGTGAGGGCTCACCTGTGCCTCTGTATCTCAGAAGCCTTCTGTCCTTGAAATCCTGGAGATCGGACACCCAcagctcttcccctcgttccagccggGTGAtaagctcaggtttgggaatgggaaATCCTGTGCAGAAGGTGAAATGATTCCGGATCAGGGTGCATGGAGCATTGGTGGAGGATCTGTCACAAAGGACGTTCCGTGAGTGGAACCTGTCCCTGTGCTCTGCTGGAGGAACGTGGAATCCAAGAGGATGGGAACAGGGTCACTGAGCCCCCTTGCGCAGAGGACGTTGTCTGGGGAGGTGAGTTGAATTATTACTACACCCTCACTAGGCGTTCCCAGGATCTGTGCGCTCTGGGGGCCTTGCTGACTCACACACAGGTCTGCACTTAAGACCCTGCCACTTTCTAAACCTgcagagcccagagcaccccccatGCCTGGAGCTATTCCCAAGGCGGGAGATGAACAGGGATTGTATGTGCAGCcaagaaacaacacacacaagACAATGCGGATTTATGCCCCTTtgaaagctggaggggtggggatggtttAGCTTGTCCATTGGGTTTTGACTCCCGTGTCCCAGTGGAGAGGGCACCGAAATGCATGTATTTCTCACATGGCAGCTGTGCATTATGGAACCCATTCGCCTCTGCACTAACTGACCAGGGAAAAACCTGACCACATTAAGACACGTAGACCCCACAGCTTCTAATAACCGAGGGGACGGGactcccttacccagcgaggtcacggtctcgtagttctcctgcatgacgtccctgtagagggctctctgagcggggtccagcagagccccctgcccctgggtgaaataaatagccacctcctcgaaggtcaccggcgtCTGAAACACCAAGagtcccccactcagcacctgctgccccagacACAATCCCACTACtcatgggaaaggaaaaaaaaaaagtgaagcgGTGGGAGGGCCAGAGTAGcagaatcccacccccaccctgctcagagcagccaggaggcttcagGGGGTGGAGAAGGTGAGAGCTCCCTGTCCGCCCCAGCACACGGAGCACGCCAGGatcttctcatttcccacacgcctgccagccacagactgggacaggaagcagagctctgagccggggacaggGGCAGGAATCCCGACAGCTTCCCTTCGTATTTCACAGGAGCCCTGGGCAAgtggggtcaggctccagcactgggagcctggaaaatgttcccagccctgccgagGTGGTTATATCCTGCCTGAGAAATGGGGGAatgtcccctccccctttccctgccacaaTGGGCCTACTAAGTAAATCAGTAGGTTTATCAAACCctgactcctccctcccccgcccagcagcGCCCTGAGactcccctacctgagctggctccatcacagccatttcccttctctgtcccCTGGAAGACTGGCCGATCTTTAGTGAAACGTGGACCTGATTCCTCAGCCTGTCGGGGCGAGAGGGAGGATAAGAAAGGGGCTTCTGTCCATGTCACAGTCCCCGATCCTCCTCCATTGCCCCATCTTCCCTTCCgtgcaccccttcccccatcccagcctgcccccggCATCCCCTGCACCCGCCTCCGGCCCCTCTttatcctcctccccctgcagcccagatgtgacgggggggggggcccgctgcaaggggggatgggagggtctctcttaccttccccccGAGCGGGGGCCCCCGGGGCAGAggccgggccgggaaggggccctggccgggctgggggctctgccctgggagaggctcccggggagcagcgggcagggcccggctggaggttcccctctcccggctgcagcccgggctccgggctcccagcaccagccgccggggctcggggatctcgccgggagcctgggagccagagtccccgcagcggctgcgagtcacttcctaggccgggcctgagccccgcgatcctccccgcagagccgccccccagccgctcccGGGTCCTAGCGATCAACTCGCGGAAGGATCAGCAGCCCTGTGCCCGGCTCCTGTTACACTCACAGGCTCCAAGGCACAAGGGACCATCATGAGCATCTTGCCCAGGGGTTCTCACCACCAAATTTGGCGGCCTCAGAGCGTGGCCAGCAACTCTCGCTGGTGCCCGCTCTCACACTTGCCCCTATAATCCCAATTAACTTTACTAGAAACCAATCAATATGCACAGAGTTCCTAGTGTGAGGAACTTTTCTGACTTCTACCCAGCCGCAGAGGAAATGGcgagcaaaaggatctgagtcctttacccagaggcctgcatGACCTCGaggacccctgccccccgcccgctTCCACTCTGGACCCGTAAAcccaaggctgggcccagggctcctgaggtgctcgacccccaaccttgtgaTCACTCAGGACAGCTGTCCCCATTCTGGGGTGTTCTCTCCACTCTGGATGCTTCCTTGATCATTGCACAGAGTTAagaacaaatacaatttattaaacagcaagtaatacaaaaataaagagaaaagtgggaaagatgaaaggaaaacatgtCACCACGCTCTGTGGGGGGGAACCCCAAACAACCCTCTCTGGAATGCCAGGGCACTTCACAGTCTGTCCCTCccacgtcccaggcctcctgcccagaccctggctgtgctgcaggcatGCCCAGGGTTGGACACTAACTCTGGTGTTGGCCTCAGGCTCCAGGtagtaggacccttcttcctagCGTCAGCTGCTTcctgtcagggttatgatcccccacccagtctggcctgcaaggcatCTTGGTTGAAGGCCTCTCCTTGCCCTGGGACCTTTGCCCAGGGTCCCCTTCGCTCACTGCTCCCGCCTGCTCCAGtttccctctgcctccagcccagcccagccctcctctctccttagcccctcctgctctgctctgcccagccagctccagctgaCACAAGGGAGAGGACCCCGGCTGCtgactccctcattggcctgcctgccctgtcaatcaggctgacctacagcactgccccccccccgccccttgtcaGTCTCAGGATCTTCATTTCTCAttggcccttcccctttcttttggggTTTGGAGACGAGCTAACTAATGGCCAACCCATTAagtttcagtaaggggccaacaatCCCCTTATTCCTATAAACATGAAAATCATAATTTCTTTATTGGCAGTTAGTAAATCCGCTGCTGTGAAAAAGGGTATTTCTATGTTTGCTAAAAATTTTCACAACCTCTCAGCTAGCGACTCGGGTTGccaatttgggaatattttaaaaatggacactCAAGTAGGAGTGCTgcaacctcccctgccccacctcttccctccaaggccctgctccgactccacctcttcctccaagggCCTACCCGCCCTCCacttctctttcccccttccctgcctagGTCAGGAAGGGCTTGTCtgtggagccggggctgggagctgcagctgcccagtgCAGGTAGGAGGCAGTCCCGGCTGAGTCGGGTCTGATGGGAGtgatgacccagtgcctccccaccCGCAGTAACTCGACTTTGGCTGTCTGGTCAGTAGATGTGAtcggacactgtcaggtccccttttccaCCGGACTTCATGGTTGAAAAccgggcacctggccaccctaacaGCACCCACTGTGCCAGAAGTGCTGGGAACGCGTCAGGGACAAGTTCTGCTTTCCGATGGTGGAGGAAGGAACCAGGGGGCAGGTGGGTTAGACTCAGTTCTGACCAGCAGGGAAGAATTCATTGGTCGAGATGCAATTactgtaaagtgggtgcacaactaaaGACTGCACTCAGAGTAGTTATTTATGGTCtggtgtcaaactgggaggggaatggtgctggggggggcggaggagggagAAGCTCCAGCTGGCCTCCCTTGCTCTTTATGGGGAAGAGGGAGTCGGGGGggtgcagcccagcagggaacgGGGCCTAGATGGGGAGCAATTCACACAGAGCTGGTAGGGCAGCCACGTTGCTGGGAGAGATGCTGCTGGAGTTGGCAGAGCGGGCTCTCAGTTCCCCACAATCCCCTCCTAGgtcggtggaagtgctcctggtgaggacacacccCACCGACCCAAGGAGGATAGCGTGGACATCATCTACCGCAGTCATTACTGGAGTGGTTATAAGTCAACCTAATACAGGTCAACTTAAGTTTGGAGTGTTGACGTACCCTTACAAGCAAAAGGATTTCTCTCACCCAAAAGCTTTCAGCAGTTCAAGCTCATTGGAAAGCCTTCCAGCTCAGACCACTTCCCCAGCTCAATGATGCTCCTGTTGTCTTTCAAGAGATCTTGCTGCCCTGAGTAGAGATGGGGCCAGAAGCCCTTTCCCCGTTTCTTGTACTCGGGTCCTTTATACTTGAAAAGTCTTTGCTTGGTCATGGGGTCAGGGAACTCCATGGCATAAGTGACCTACACACTGTACTACAGATGAATTGTAAGTTTCtttgtttacccctttcttcCTGTTGATGGAAATCTCAGAGAATCCTTTAAGACTCAAAATCAGGGGAAGAAATTTACCCATTTTCTTCTGAAGTGGCTAAACCGGCTTTGCTTCTCGCCTCATTATTCAGCTGTATTAGTTACAAAAGTTTTAGCATCATCATAAAAGAAAGAGAACGAAAGAGAAAACAACCTTCCCATCTACAAATGATCTGGACCAAACCTAGAAAAAGCCGAGAAGTAATTTTACCAATAGATGGAAACGGGGCTCTAAGATCTGAAGGTCCAACTGTGCTTTGAAGTTCATTGAAATTTCCCTGCCCACTCCAGGTCTGTGACActtccttctccagccctccaAAGTCTGACTAAGATCACAGACATCAAAGCTGTGACTCCTAAGCATGGAGAGCCGGGGACAGGGTGGTACATGACACCGTGGGAGATGGAGGGATAGAACGGAGGCAGGTTAAACTTTCCATGGCTGGGACAGAGGCTGCTGTGTGGAGAGAGGAGCGTGACagtgagaggggaaggagggaatctctTGCACTCGCCCCATTGCCCTGAAATAGCACAGAAGCGAAAACTCCACATTTTACTGTCCCTTCTCCCACCTTTTTAGCATCTAGTTAATTCTGGCCCATAAGGGATAAAATGTACAAACACTAAATGCTTTTCAGCACAGCCTGGAGGAATGCGAGACTATCTGGGAATGAGACAACCTGGCCACAAAGGGGGAACTCAGGGACTAGCAATCACTCTGCTAACAGGAGGTCGGGGGTCAGAAACTGTGTTCCCGGCAGGCTACGGAGCTGAACTGCAGGCTATGGAGGGCCGTGGAGGCAGGCAGGAAGAGGAGCCCCTCCCCAGGCTTGGCCCGGGTCCACTGGAGCTGCTAGGGAGTGGAACCCCTCCCTCAGTCCGGCCCAGGACGCCGTGGCTGGGGAGAGCTGCCTCTGACCTGGCCCCAaactgctgtggtgagagagagctgggggagtcctctctccactgcagtctgaaccccaaacccctcatccccagtcccaacCCCCACATGCCTAGCCAGGGCACTCACCCTCCGCACCCCATCCCCCGTCCCAGCCTTGAACCCCCTCTCACACGTCAacctccacatccccagccccaccccagagcccgcacctgaatccagagccctcaccccctgcacctcatccctgtcccagtcctgagccagttcccacactccgaatccctcggccccacccccaccccgtgaattttgttctgtgcgcCAATATGGAGATGATGTGTCACATACTGGTGCGTAGAACCAAATTCATTCCGCACTTGGACGTAAAAACGGAGGGAACACTGGTCAGAACGCATCCGATGCTGAGCGggctccagcagagccccctgcccctgggtgaaatacacagccacctcctccaaggtcaccggcatctgaaacAGCAAGAGTCCCccgctcagcacctgctgccccagccacaatcccagTAATCatggcaaagaaagaaaagagtgaaGGGCCAGAGTAGCAGAATCCCACAGGCACCTGCTCAGAGCGGCCAGGAGGCTCCAGGGGCTGGGAGACGGTGAGAGCGCCTTGTCCCCCTAGCACACGGAGAAGGGGAGGGTCTTCTGATTTCCCACAtgcctgccagccacaggcttagacgggaagcagagctctgagccggggatGGGGACAGGAATCCCGACAGCTTCCCTTCATATTTCACAGCAACTGGTACGAATTATTCCAGTTAGGACACTTACACTTTGTTTCTAGGCTGAGGCAACCAAATAAAGACAGACTGCAGAGTGTCTCAGAGTTTGTAGGTTTATTATGCTCGAGCGTGGTACCATTCTCTTAAACTGAACGGGACCCCGATTACAGGTTACACAAAGATTATAAACTGTTGGCAAAACATCCTGCCTGTGTGCCTCGGGGCGCATAACCCAACAAACAGGCCTTCTCTTTATCTATCACCAAtgccctgcagccaccttccccctGCAAAAAAGCTGAATTAGCAGCTATTTCAGGCATGTCGGCTGGtttctgtctcctttgtttcccttatctTGAAACTGTCCAGCTGTCCACCCTGAAGGATCCTCCTCCCTTGGTATGTGATGTGCTCGCTTCTAGTTAATGGCCGAGAGGaaacccaaaatggagtcacatatgctaactagGTTGATTTCCCCTGACAGTCCCTCCTTTTCTTATGTACGTCAGTAAACTATATCGGGGCAGAATAACCTCGATGCAAGATTAAAATTTGCCGGCAGCACATACTacagcattgtaggcatacaaaaagTAATACAAAAAGAGAAACAGCCATAAGAAGGAGGTACAAAATAcgccttccccaagcccccaagTCTGGCAGCCAGGAGGTGAGCCAGCTCCAGGCCTCACGGAATCCGGTACTGGTGTCGTCAAGTGAGGTGAAGTGAGGTGGCCTGCTGAATAAGGCTGTGGATATCGGCTTCCACCCTGCTGTGTTGATTCACAAAGacacaacagcttgagttaaCAAGAGCACAAACGCCCCCTGGTTTGCAAGGAGATAGTCTAAGGCTAAGGGGTTCTGCAGTGTGGGGCTGAGATAACTGAGTCACCTCCATTTGAAGGGTAGACAAGGCGTCTGCAGTGGCATTTGCCATTAATTCTAAGGCTGCAGAAATATTAACTGTAGGCTTTTCCAATTCActcacccccacccagggcaaAAACCAACgaacaaaggagtgaaagcctgtAGGCCGTTCAGAGAGAGGATTTGATGGGACATTTCCTCGGTTCCTCCATACCAGGTTCCCAATTTCCCCCTGGGCTAGGGCCTGGTGTACTGTAACAGCGGGTACTAAGGTGCGTGTACCACACCAACCTGCCGGGAGGACCTTATAAGCCGTGTGGTTGCACAACCAGAACCAGCCTGATCCCTCAGGGACCGGCCACGGCGCCCTGGAATACTTGGGGGGACTTGCCGCACCAGAGCTAATGCGGGTGGTATCATTGGACCCTACAAAGTTAcccacaaaaactgtattttcgaAATTCTTACGTcatgacacacataaagcataactaccctgggccaccatatcaacagaccaagtttggattgtaacattccagttaaatggaGTGTCTGTCCATAATCCCGCCAGGAGGGTTCGGTTGAGAGGGACAGGCTCCCTTACCAACGGGATTCCCTGACCTATGTACGTGGGGGTATGAATACAGACCCAACACCGTGTTCGGTTAACCCCCTGTGCTATAGCATGGGTTAAA is part of the Eretmochelys imbricata isolate rEreImb1 chromosome 14, rEreImb1.hap1, whole genome shotgun sequence genome and encodes:
- the LOC144275276 gene encoding uncharacterized protein LOC144275276, with amino-acid sequence MQENYETVTSLGFPIPKPELITRLERGEELWVSDLQDFKDRRLLRYRGTAGAERVSEKKEGNHHEEVPGEVEPQGTFLGRAEGNFSPCWNQGEAWGNWHRSERLLINQPRKKVDESINGGGGDENPREQQTNRKEETPWHCLECGKGFIVRSQLVTYQTVHTGEKPFQCLDSGESFNKRRDLNNHGRSHTVDKPIQCVECGKCFSSKSALDSHEKSHTGERPHKCLDCGKSFTSSSGLGYHQKRHTGERPHKCLDCGKSFTSSSGLGYHQKSHTGERPHKCLECGKSFTSSSGLGYHQKSHTGERPHKCLDCGKSFTSSSCLGYHQKIHTGERSHKCLDCGKSFITKSHLVQHQAVHTGERPHKCFDCGKSYKRKSDVVRHQAIHTGERPHKCLDCGKSFVQKSYLLKHKTIHKGERSHKCLECGNSFTVRSHLINHQRIHSEERPHKCLDCGKSFTSRSGLGYHQKSHTGERPHKCLDCGKSFTERSNLAKHQAIHSGERSHKCLDCGKSFITKSHLVQHQAVHTGERPHKCFNCGKSYKRKSVLVSHQAVHTGARPHKCLHCGKSFMQKSYLLKHNTIHKGERSHKCLQCGKGFTVRSNLVNHQRIHSGERPHKCLDCGKSFTSRSGLIYHQKSHTGERPHKCLDCGKSFTSRSGLIYHQKSHTGERPHKCLDCGKSFTSRSGLIYHQKSHTGERPHKCLDCGKSFTSRSGLIYHQKSHTGERPHNCLDCGKSFTSSSCLGYHQQSHTGERPHKCLECGKSFTSSSGLGYHQKSHTGERPYKCLDCGKSFTWRSQLVNHQAIHTGEGPNKCLDCGKSFTWKSALVYHQKIHTGERPHKCLDCGRSFTSSSGLGYHQKSHTGERPHKCLDCGKSFTSSSGLGYHQKSHTGERPHKCLDCGKSFKQKSQLVNHQAIHTGERPHKCLDCGKSFTWRSQLVNHQAIHTGEGPHKCLDCGKCFTWKSALGYHQKIHTGERPHKCLDRGKSFIRTSDLV